From Saccharomyces kudriavzevii IFO 1802 strain IFO1802 genome assembly, chromosome: 13, a single genomic window includes:
- the MTF1 gene encoding RNA polymerase specificity factor (similar to Saccharomyces cerevisiae MTF1 (YMR228W); ancestral locus Anc_8.755) produces MSIPIPGIKDISKLKFFYGFKYLWNPTVYDKIFDKLDLTRTYKNPKELKVLDLYPGVGVQSAIFYNKYSPKQYSMIEKRSSLYKFLKANLEDSPLQILKKDPYDWSTYSNLINEERIFVPEVQPPDHINDTFLTVANVTGEGSEGLIMQWLSCIGNKNWLYRFGKVKMLLWMPSTTARKLLARPSTHSRSKCSVVREGFTDTKLVAISDADELKGFDSQCLEEWDPVIFSAADMWPTKGKPIALVEMDPIDFDFDVENWDYVTRHLMILKGTPLSTVMDSLGHGGQQYFNSRITDKSLLKKRPLDLTNEEFIYLTKLFTEWPFKPDILMDFVDMYQTEHSG; encoded by the coding sequence ATGTCTATTCCAATCCCCGGTATTAAGGATATTTCCAAACTCAAGTTTTTTTATGGTTTTAAGTACCTATGGAATCCAACGGTATATGACAAGATCTTCGATAAACTAGATTTAACTAGGACGTATAAAAATCCGAAGGAGTTGAAAGTGCTCGACTTATACCCTGGAGTCGGCGTACAGTCTGCCATCTTTTATAATAAGTACTCTCCCAAGCAATATTCTATGATAGAAAAACGTTCAAGTCTCTACAAGTTCCTGAAAGCAAATCTTGAAGATTCCCCCTTGCAGATACTCAAAAAAGACCCGTATGACTGGTCAACCTACTCGAATCTAATAAATGAAGAGCGAATATTTGTTCCAGAAGTTCAGCCACCAGATCATATCAATGATACTTTTTTAACAGTCGCTAACGTAACAGGTGAAGGGTCTGAAGGTCTTATTATGCAGTGGTTGTCATGTATTGGGAACAAAAACTGGCTGTATAGATTTGGTAAAGTGAAAATGTTATTGTGGATGCCAAGTACTACTGCTAGGAAACTTTTGGCTAGACCAAGTACGCATTCTAGATCTAAATGTTCAGTAGTAAGAGAGGGGTTTACAGATACCAAACTGGTTGCCATATCAGATGCGGATGAACTGAAAGGATTTGATAGTCAATGTTTGGAGGAGTGGGACCCCGTTATATTCAGTGCTGCGGATATGTGGCCTACTAAGGGGAAACCAATTGCATTAGTAGAAATGGATCCAATTGATTTTGACTTTGACGTAGAAAACTGGGATTATGTCACCCGCCACTTAATGATTCTGAAAGGAACACCATTGAGTACAGTCATGGATTCACTAGGACATGGCGGACAGCAGTATTTTAACAGCAGGATCACCGATAAAAGCCTGTTAAAAAAGCGTCCTCTTGATTTAACAAATGAGGAATTCATATACCTAACGAAGCTATTCACAGAGTGGCCTTTTAAACCGGATATTTTGATGGACTTTGTTGATATGTATCAAACAGAGCACTCCGGTTGA
- the TAF7 gene encoding TATA-binding protein-associated factor TAF7 (similar to Saccharomyces cerevisiae TAF7 (YMR227C); ancestral locus Anc_8.754), whose translation MAVIRIKKPREPKQEENTLEIEPKLKRIRIKTKAGDEEAKPRPKLKIDLKKKKDNVEGKEKKNSLKLKLNLKRSEEPLKKVHKTPKLRLKPIRIPGEAYDSEASDIEDDPLIETGIVLRILPDIQLEFVKNSLESGDYSGISIKWKNERHAIVTINDVMYGAILVDLPTVIEVNKSVDRKNLLKTFDVSQMLLCVRAIQNEEEVYTLEAPDTEDLVVKHFEDIEDEIGENKETLLKGYNGAALSDVEAKYLKKIALKGFDYKHGMSPPLYNVRNRRFRRKMDPNEIDYVEKVVDMLLKQDKQAEEVSYDLVDSSELQTKQERVSSWENFKEEPGELLSGPKKKKEVHTVAPTAEGQEDEEEEEEEDLDLGAAFESEEEGEDSAAEGDKGRQQEEVGDEVDQDTGGEDDEEDDEADNEVVGGESESDEEKDENRQHTELLADELNELETTLAHTRHKLSKATNPLLKSRFVDSIKKLEKEAELKRKQLQQTEDSAQKQHPHLPGAQTRRNEEVEEEEEEEEEEEEEEEEEEEEDEEEEEEEEEEEEEEEVEEQEEREEEEEVEAKDDEAQHAQDGKITGDAHETPAEETLDQNDLDMMMLFGAEGDE comes from the coding sequence ATGGCTGTTATAAGGATTAAAAAGCCCAGAGAGCCAAAACAAGAGGAAAACACTTTAGAAATCGAGCCCAAACTAAAGAGAATTCGCATAAAGACTAAGGCCGGTGATGAAGAAGCCAAACCAAGACCCAAACTGAAGATAgatctgaagaagaagaaggataaTGTCGaaggcaaagaaaagaaaaattcactGAAGCTTAAACtgaacttgaaaaggaGCGAAGAACCACTAAAAAAGGTACATAAAACCCCAAAATTACGTCTCAAGCCCATTAGAATCCCTGGCGAGGCTTACGATTCAGAAGCCTCtgatattgaagatgatcCCCTGATAGAGACTGGTATAGTACTAAGGATACTCCCAGATATACAGTTAGAGTTCGTGAAGAACTCCTTAGAATCAGGTGACTATTCTGGAATAAGCATCAAGTGGAAGAATGAGAGACACGCCATTGTGACCATAAATGATGTAATGTACGGTGCCATTTTAGTAGATTTACCCACTGTGATAGAGGTAAATAAAAGTGTTGATAGAAAGAACCTTTTGAAGACGTTCGACGTATCACAAATGCTGCTATGCGTAAGAGCTATACagaatgaagaagaagtataTACTCTAGAAGCACCGGATACGGAAGACTTAGTGGTTAAACACTTCGAAGACATAGAGGATGAAATTGGGGAGAACAAAGAAACATTATTGAAAGGGTACAATGGAGCAGCGCTGAGTGACGTGGAGGCTaagtatttgaaaaagattgCCTTGAAAGGTTTTGATTATAAGCATGGGATGTCGCCACCACTATACAATGTTCGAAATAGACGATTCAGGCGGAAAATGGATCCTAATGAAATAGATTACGTGGAGAAAGTGGTCGATATGCTTTTAAAACAAGACAAACAGGCTGAAGAAGTCAGCTATGATCTGGTTGACAGTAGTGAACTACAAACAAAGCAAGAACGCGTTTCCAGTTGGGAGAATTTCAAAGAGGAGCCTGGTGAGCTTTTGTCTGGAcctaaaaagaaaaaggaagtacATACAGTTGCACCGACAGCAGAAGGGcaagaagatgaggaagaagaagaggaagaggatcTTGATTTGGGTGCAGCTtttgaaagtgaagaagaaggagaagataGTGCTGCCGAGGGAGACAAGGGACGGCAACAGGAGGAAGTCGGTGATGAGGTCGATCAAGATACAGGTGGGGAagacgacgaagaagacgacGAAGCCGACAATGAAGTTGTGGGCGGAGAGAGTGAATCTGACGaggaaaaagatgaaaacaGACAGCATACGGAACTGCTTGCTGACGAATTGAACGAGCTAGAGACCACGTTGGCCCACACCAGACACAAGTTAAGCAAAGCCACAAATcctcttttgaaaagtagGTTTGTCGACAGCATCAAGAAACTTGAGAAGGAAGCAGAGTTGAAACGCAAACAGTTGCAACAAACCGAAGATTCTGCCCAGAAACAGCATCCACATCTTCCTGGCGCACAAACCAGACGCAACGAAgaagtagaagaagaagaagaagaagaagaagaagaagaagaagaagaagaagaagaggaagaagaagacgaagaggaagaagaagaggaggaagaggaggaggaggaggaggaagtCGAGGAACAGGAAGAGagggaagaggaagaagaagtagaagCAAAGGATGATGAAGCGCAACACGCACAAGACGGCAAGATTACGGGCGACGCCCATGAGACTCCAGCAGAAGAAACACTCGACCAAAACGATCTTGACATGATGATGCTGTTTGGTGCAGAGGGCGACGAGTGA
- the ORA1 gene encoding oxidoreductase (similar to Saccharomyces cerevisiae YMR226C; ancestral locus Anc_8.752), with amino-acid sequence MSQGRKAAERLVGKTVLITGASAGIGKATTLEYLNASNGEMKLILAARRLEKLEELKTAIDEEFPNAKVHAAQLDITEAGKIKPFIANLPEEFKDIDILVNNAGKALGTDRVGEIATQDIQDVFDTNVTALINVTQAVLPIFQAKNSGDIVNLGSVAGREAYPTGSIYCASKFAVGAFTDSLRKELINTKIRVILIAPGLVETEFSLVRYRGNEDQAKNVYKGTTPLMADDVADLIVYATSRKQNTVIADTLIFPTNQASPSHIFRG; translated from the coding sequence ATGTCTCAAGGTAGAAAAGCTGCAGAAAGATTAGTCGGCAAGACCGTGCTCATTACGGGCGCCTCTGCTGGTATTGGTAAGGCAACCACGTTGGAGTATTTGAATGCATCCAATGGTGAGATGAAACTCATCTTGGCCGCTAGAAGATTGGAGAAGCTCGAAGAATTAAAAACGGccattgatgaagagtTCCCGAACGCAAAGGTACACGCGGCCCAACTGGATATCACTGAAGCCGGAAAGATCAAGCCCTTCATTGCAAACTTGCCGGAGGAGTTCAAGGATATTGACATTCTGGTTAATAACGCTGGGAAGGCTCTGGGGACTGACCGCGTCGGAGAAATTGCCACACAGGACATTCAGGATGTGTTCGACACCAATGTCACGGCTTTGATCAATGTCACGCAAGCCGTGTTGCCCATTTTCCAAGCTAAGAATTCGGGAGACATCGTGAACCTGGGCTCAGTAGCTGGCAGAGAGGCATACCCAACAGGTTCTATATACTGTGCATCCAAGTTCGCCGTAGGGGCGTTTACTGACAGTTTGAGAAAGGAGCTGATCAATACTAAGATCAGAGTCATCTTAATTGCACCAGGACTAGTCGAGACTGAGTTCTCATTAGTTAGATACAGAGGTAACGAAGATCAAGCCAAGAATGTTTACAAGGGCACAACACCATTGATGGCTGATGACGTGGCTGACTTGATCGTCTATGCCACTTCCAGAAAGCAAAACACCGTGATTGCAGATACGCTGATCTTCCCCACCAATCAAGCGTCGCCTTCCCACATCTTCCGTGGCTAA